Part of the Hippopotamus amphibius kiboko isolate mHipAmp2 chromosome 7, mHipAmp2.hap2, whole genome shotgun sequence genome, ctacaatgagataccacttcacacccacttgGGGTGGTTATAATCAGAAGAATGTGTTGACAAGGGCTTGCAGAAACTGGAACCTTcgtacattgttggtggaaatgaaaaaacagtgcagccaatttggaaaacaatttagcagTTAAATACAGAGTTACCAAAGGACCCAGagattccactcctaagtatatccaaaggcaaaaatatatgtatgtccACATAAAATTTTGTACGTGAATGTTGATAGtaccattattcataatagcctaaAAATAGAAATGACCCAAATATTctttgataaatggataaaccaaatgtggtatatcattcaacaacaaaaatgaataaagtatataggtgatccttgaacaacacaagtttgaactgcatggatccacttatacatggatttttttttttcaataaatgttctaCAGTACTGCATGGCCAGTTGAATCCGCGGATGCAGAGGACTGGCTGTAAAGTTATAGGCAGATGTGACCGCAtggagggtcagcacccctaacccccacgttgttcaagggtcaactgtactgaTATAGGCTGtaaaatggatgaaccttgaaaacatgatgctaagtgaaagaagccagtcacaaaataccacatagtgtgatttcatttatatgaaatgtccagagtaggcaaaCCTATGGAGACAGAatgtagattagtgattgcctacAGCTGGAGTTGGGGGTACACACATGCAGCAAGACCTAGGAGTAGGATCTGGGTCACGGGGTATACACACTTCAATTTTACAAgatgtcaaattgttttccaaagtggttgcagcAGTTTATACTGCTATCAGCAGAGTACGAATGTTGTTATCATTGTTTCATATTCTTATTAGTATTTGGTAGTATCTGACTTTTAAATTTCCACCAATCTAGGGGGTATAAAATGGTATTGTGgtcttcatttgcatttccccagttACTAATGATATTAAATGTCTTGCATTTCCCGATTTGGTTTCTTCTGTGAATTGCTTGTTAAGTCTCTTGCCCGTTTTTCtactttgtgggtttttttcttagttgtaaaagttttttttacatACTTTGAGTACAGTTAGTTATGTGTTAAATTCTCTTCTGATCTGTAACTTGCATTTTCATTCTTATGTCTTTCAATAAAGAGTGTTTATATGATCAGTGTAGTtcgattttttaatttttccagctttatggcTCATGTTGCCggtcttatttaaaaaatccttacttattccaaggtcatgaagacatttgactatattttcttctaaaaagttttagagtttttttgtttACATGTAAGTCTTGTATACATCTAGAATTTCTGTGCATGATGAACtaagaattcatttaaaatggataactgggacttccctggtggcccagtggttaagaatctgcctgccaatgcagggcacacaggttcgatccctggtctgggacaatcccacatgccacggagctactaaacccgtgcaccacaactactgagcctgggtgccacaactactcaagcccatgcgcctaaagcccatgctccacaacaagagaagccactgcaatgagaagcccacgcacagcaacaaagagtagtccccgctcagcacaattagagaaagcccatgcacagcaatgaagacccaatgcagccaaaaataaataaaaaataaagtgaaatggaTAACTCATTGTCTTAGAGCCATTTAATGGCTACCCTATTCTTTCCCTAGTGATCAATGCTCCTTTATCAAGTGTCTGCTTCTGAGTAGGATTCATTTCTggactctccattctgtttcaGTGGGCAATTATCTACCCTTTTACCAATGCTGTACATTTATATAaaggtattttatatacattttgtgtacatatatggatatatgcatttacttatttatatgctatgtatttatataaagatattttataatctaCGTAATTTCATATCCGGTAGGGCAGTCCCTCCACTTTTTTCTCTTCAGGAGTGTCTGGGCTATTATTAgccttttgcatttttaatacagATTTTAGACTCACTTATCAAGATCTTCAAATCTATTGGGATTTTCAGTGGGAatttattgaatctgtagatcagtagagaattacatttttatattgtctTCCTTTTAATATGATACATCTCTGTATTTACTTAAGTATTCTTTAATGATTTCAATAAGTTAACTTTTTCCATAGACACTTTTATATAGCTTCTGTCAGATTTATTCCTTAGGACTTTACTACTATAGTGGTATCTTTAAGAATTATGTTTTCTAACTATTGATAtagagaaatacaactgatttttatatattgattatatttacctttaaaaattcttattagtTCTAGTAATTTGTTTATAGATTGTTACTTTCAATGTAGTCATCTGTGAATACTGGCAATTTTTGCTTCCTTCCCCAAATTAAAAGTTCCCTCAGACTTTCAATTTGCCATACCACAATGTCTAAGACTTCCACTACATTGTTGAATAGATGGGACAATAGTGGGAAAACTTGTCTTGGTCCCGATTTTAATGTTTTGACATTAAAAATGACTTTGCTCTGGGTTTTTGGCAGATACATTAAAGTTAAGAAAGTGACCTCTATTCCAACTTGCTAACAGTTTTTATGATCACAGGtgagtgttaatttttttcaagtgcttttcCTGCATCTCCTGTGGTGAGGCCCTGGTGATCTCCCCCTGCTCACCTCTGCAGCCTCACCTCCTAGCACTGGACCCTCACGAACACCACCTCAACACAGCAGTCTTCTTGCAGCTCCCCAAATCACTCTGCGCCCTGTCACTCACCTTTCCCACGGGGGTCATGGCCACTCGGGCTGCAGTCATAAAGTCTGAGGACCCGTGCGATGTCTGAGGCGCTCAGGTTCCATCGCTGGCCAATGTGgacactgggggcccaaagcggCGTGATGGTGGGCAGCCCACGCCGGCTGAAGGCGAGCCTGAAACCCAGCAGGCAGGGGCCTGAGTCGAGACCACGGCAGGGGCTGGCAGGGCAGCGCAGAGGGAAGGAGGCAAGGAAAGGTCCTCACCTCCCATAGTGCATCACTGACGAGTAGTCATAGGGCACCAGCATATTGCTGCTCCGAGATTTGATGAAGTTCATTTCAAAGCCTGAAAAAAGCATTTGGCGATAGGGGAAGAGGGccgggggaggaagggaaggtgatAGGGGGTTCCTGGAAATGTATAACCTACCTGAGCCGAGGGGTCCAAAGCTACAGCCAGGGATGCATCTCCCCGCCCGCCACCCCCGTGCTGATCACTGATCCCTGATCCCTGTCTCTTCCGTATCCTGGGTGGGCTCCATACCTGCACCAGCTGATGTGCAAGCGCAGGGACTTGGTGGCTGGCCTGCCATCACCTCTTAagacttctctccatctctcaagCTCACCTTATCTGAGGCTAACTTTATGTTGATACAACCTACAGCTTCCACGAAGTCACACGCTGCTCAGCGTCTTGGACGCCCCCTACCGGCGAGATGAAGTgcctactccccacccccagccttagAGACCTGCGAGCCCATCATCTGCGGTGGGGACATCCCACTCCCAGAAGCAAACCCACCCGCTCTCCCTGCCTCGGGCCAGCAGCACtcacccactccccccacccgGGTGTGGAGTCCAGCCCTTCCCCATTGGCCAGAACACCTGCTTCTCCCTGTCACTTGGCTCCTCCAGGCCTGGGAGGGGCAAGgttccctccctcagcccctctcctgccttCACAGTGAGCCTCTGAAAGAACAGCTGCGCCCTCCAAACCCCCCAGGCCCAGCCAGCCACCTCCACAACCCACCACGGCCACCAGCAGCCTCCTCACCACTAAAAAAGGCGTTCTAACACCTTTATCGCCTGCCCGAAAATACCTGCCCTGTAGAGAgcttacttcttcctttcaaaaacCTTGAAgttattaaacatagttttgaaTAGGCAATAGATTCATCTGGTCCAAAGtcagaaaatcttaaaatacataagtctcccactccatccccctTCCGAGTTCCCACCTCCCTACCGCCACAGTTAATTACTGTCATTAGTTCGCATATTTTAGCAGTTTGTTCTGTACATATTAACTAAGTACAAATGTATTCTCATGTTTCTCCATTCTTAAGcaatatttttccattagggtAGCTAGTGTTTAACctgttttattgtttaaaaaaaacagcttttctgATTATTAgtgctgtttgttttctaactCACTAATTTGTGCTTTTACCTTCACTAATTCCCTCCTGCCTTCATTTTTTCTTAACTTGGATTGAAATGcctaatttgttctctatttttGTTGATATAAGTATTTTAGTCTGCACATTTTCCCTGAGGATTGCTTTAGCTGTGAACCATTGGTTCTAATGTGTTTTCAAGCTTAAAGAAGTCCTGCAATTTCTTTAACTCCATAGCTAAAAGAAAggtttgctgttttttaaattttaatttccagctggataaaattttttgttctgatttgtTATTAGTTTCTCCTTTTTACATCATGATCAAAACATTTGTATTAACTCTTTATCAAGTTGGAAGTTTTTATGACTATCATAAGTTTTTACAGGAATTCCATGAGCActtaagtgttttgtttgtttggttttgggtttttgtttttgtttttttttttttggctgcaccatgaccaatgattgaacccacaccccctggaGTGGAAGTGCaggatcctaaccactggaccaccagggaagtccctccatgagCACTTAAAAGGATTATAGTCTATTCTCAGGGTATGGTGTCACTATGGCCTCCCTACTTCCTAGACTAATCTCTGATCTCAAGCTCCATCCTCCATCCCATTGAGAGGTACTGCCCATCTTCCCATCCCcttcttggggtggggggcatccaTGCATGCTGGTCGCTATCTTGGGCATCCTCCCCTGACCATTTCACCTGCCTAAccccacagcagcagcagcaaaggcGCTGACACCACAAGCCCTCCACTCACAGGAAGACTTCCAACTCTTCTGCTTCCATACCCCCAAACCCAAATTATCACTTacctcctctgctcccctccctcatGATGCAATTGTCTCAactcccctcacctcctgcatCAGGCTGCCCCCTCTGCCAAAGGGCAGGCTCTCACCACTGCTGGAGTCAGATCCCCGGTTCCATGCCCAGCACACAACTGCTGGCATCCAATGCAGTGGCCCACTCCCCAGACCAGCCTGGGCTTTCCCACTGCCACCTTTTAGGACCTGGTCTCCCTGTACTTTCTGTCCCATGTGCCCACCAGCATCCATCTCACAGACACTGGGCGCTTACAGGGCTGCCGTCCACCTCCTGCATCTGGCGCTTGGCACACACAGCCCACTACCTCCAGGACTTCTGTCTTGGCTCAGCACCCCAGCTGGAACGCAGCCCTTACCCCGACTCCCCACAGCAGCGTCTGGGGCATGAGGGGCTGCTGGTTGAGTACAAGTGAGCAAGTCATAAGCCCATCAACTCCATCCTCAGGTAACCGTCAGTGTCAGTGaagagaaaagagacacagagCAAGCTGCTGCCCTCACTCGCTCGGGGCAACTATGGGTGGCAGTGAAGGCTCAGGGCCCAGAGCAGCAGCATCTGGACTATTCTCCAGGTCTCAGAGGGAAGCAGGAACCCCCCTTCCCCAGGCGAGACAGGCAGGTAGAAGGGAAGATGGACAACCACTCCCAAATAGCCAGGCAGCTCTTCAGGCCTGGACCCTGCCTGCCACCTTCTCCCCGCAGGACtacctcccctccacctcccccacccgTGTACCACCTGGCTCACCTGGGAGGATCTCATTCCAGTTCACACGGATGTAGCGATCCCGGTCGGCCCGTGAATGCTCGTGCCAGAAGCCCAGCACGTGCATGAGCTCGTGCAGGACGATGCCCGGGCCCCGCTGGAGACAGCTGGGCCCCAGGGAGACCACCTGCATCCCTCCACTGCGCCCTATGCTCGAGAAGCACCTGCAGGGCCGTGAGAGCGCTGAGTGGGCACCGGCCCAGAGGATCGGTAGACCCAGGCCCCTCGACCCTCCTCCCAAGACCTGGGATAAGTGAACACCAACAGCTAGTCCCCATCCTGGGCTGTGGTCCCGAGCTTGCTGCTCCCAGGTCCCCTCACTGCCTGGCCCTCTGTGAAGGGATCCTGGAACCCCCTTTCCAGCCTGCACTGTGAGGAGTTGATGGGAACTGATGCTAACACGGATGACAGAAGCAGCTCATTGTATGAACATGTCCATGTGGGGAGCCCAGAGTCAAAGCTGTCACCCACATTCTCTTAGGCCCCCAACAAGCTAGGAAAGCAGTGTTGCCATCACCCCTATTTCAGAGTGAAGGCAGAAGGGGCTCAGAAGTTAAGGGACTTGCCAGAGTCACCTGGCTCCTGCACTGTGGAACCTAGATCTGAGGTCAGGTCTGTCCCATGAACCCTGCACTTACTCCCCAGACCACGAGTCTTCCAGGAGATGGAGTTGAGGGCTCTGTAAAGGAGGGGTCGAGCACCTCcttgcccacctctcctccccctcctgccctgaGTATCTGTAGGTCCAGCTGACACTGGACAGACCACTCAGAGGGGCAGGGGAACTCTGGACCTGGGAGGACAGGCCTGGACGCAGGTTTTACACAACGGCTTTGTTAATTCCAGGCTGAActcagaagaaaactgaggctctccCCCTGCACGTGCACAagtatacacactcacacacacacaccacacacacataagcACTTACCCAGACATGGGGACGATGGAAATGAAGTCCCTCTGGCCCTCATAGGCAACAAACCTGATACATGTGAAGCGTTCAAACTCGGCAAACGCCCCCAGGATGACTTGGCGGCTGGGCGTATCTGGAGAGGAGACACTGCAGCtgaagccccagcccagcccctagAGCCCTTGCAGCCCCTCGAAAGTCTGCACTCAGGGAAGGAACCGAGCTTCAGATCACTGCCCTAAAACAAGATGTCAAGGGCCACGTGATAGTGTGGGGAGAAGAAAGTGGGGCTCCAGACAgaccctggctgtgtgaccttgggcagatcacGGTCCCCTGGACCATTTGGTCTTAAAATGGATCAGACAGTCCCTAGATGTACCTTCTCCATCAGCTCCTCCAGGATTTTAACCTCCCAGCTCAGGGGCCCATGGGGATAGAAGGGCTTCCGGTAGAAGGGCTATTTGGGTGGTAGCAGTGGAAGAGGGGCAAAGATGCAGAGGAAGGGGGAACAAAAAGCCCAGACTGcattgggagggaggctccagggaCTGGGCTGCAGGCTCACTCACCGTACTTGTTGGAGAGCAGGAAGGGGACCTCCACGACACCGCCATTCTTGGGCCACTTGTTGTTGGTCGCCGAGAACAGCCGGAAAGGACCctgaggagagagggaggctcAGGGACACAGGTCAGTCAAGCTTCCCACCCCAAGGGTGCCACGCTGCAGACCACGGGAGCCCTAGAGATGTGAGATGCAGGCCCCCCGGGGACATGAGGGTGGCTGGTCATTAGAAATGGGATAGAGGCAGGGGAGTCAGCAGGCCAGCTACACGATGCACAGCACAATTCTTTGTTCTAGATAAAGAACTTGCAACTTGCTCTATCAAGAAGAGaaacaaggggacttccctggtggtccagtggcaaagaatctgtcctgcaattcagggaacacgggtttgatcccacatgccgcggggtaactaagcccatgcaccacaactactgagcccatgtgccacagcaaagagccctcgtgctgcaacaaaagatcccacaggcctcaacaaagacccaatgcagccaaaaataataaagtaaaataaatatttaaaacaagacaaaataccCCCTGAAGAGGATGACGAGGAGTCCCAACACCCCAGGTGGCCTAGGTCAGAGGGAATCATCTCCACCAGCAGCGCCCCCCCTGCTTCCTGGAGCACAGGAGCTGGCTGAGCTGCCCTGAATGTGCAGGTGGGAAGATGGGGACACGGTCCTCCTCGGGCTGATTCTAAGGCAACACCCCAGCCTCAGCaactttctttattcttctgccAACTCTGAAGCATGGACTTCAGAGCACCCTAGCATGTCCTGCCCTACTGGTACCAAAGGTTTCACTGGATTCTGCTTTTACCCCCTGCACTCACTGGGTAACTGGGAACAGGGGCCTCACCCTGCCCCGGGCCGCCACGTGGCTCTTTGGCCACATTGGTGGGCATCTTCAGACCAGCAGCACCGTCTTGCTCTCGCCGGGTCACTGTCCTATTCAGAAACCTTCTGCCATCCCCAGTCTCCTAAGATGGCACTGCAAGTCGCCCCAATTCCCATCCAGCCTTCTCCCTTTCTGACTCCGCCTCCATCTCCCTGGACAGGATGGTTTCTAGGTTGCTTCTTGTTCTGTCTTCCCCAGACACTCATTCTCACCCACAGTGTTCACCACAAACACCTCCCTACAGCCCCACCAGCCATTCTGCCAACATGTACTCATCTCTTCCTTTGGCCCAATACTCCCTGAGCATCTCCCCAGGGTAGGGTAGCAAGCTGGGGCTTGAGGGTCCAAAccccctccttcaggaagccctccCGAGATGACTGCTGCCCCACTTCAGTCTCCCCCTCCCTCAGGCTGGCTTACTCCTAGCAGAACTTCCACTCTGCCTTTGGCAAGAAGAGCGACGAGTAACAAAGCTGGATCCCTCACGTGTCACACCCCCATGACACCAAGCAGTGGGCTCAAAGGCCTCTGACACTACCTGAGAGGTTATTCACAACCACGAGTGTGCCCTCATGCTCACGCTCACCGGCCGGACGATGTCCCCCTCAAGGAGGAAGCTGCTTTCTGGGGTTTCCTCTGGGATGAGccctgggaaggaagggagggacacGTGTGGGTCCATGCCCCCCACAACACAGATTCTAGGCCAGGCGCAGCAGAGACCTTGGCTGCCAGGCCAAGCAACTCCAGGGTCTGTCCTTCCTCAGGCTCTGGAGCTGGAGCTTCCCCGGGCATTgaggctgtgtggcctcaggcaagttgCACAGCCCCTCTGAGTCCCAGTCTATAAATGTATGCAACACTTCTCAGCCTAATCACACCCTTCCCCTCTTTGGACAGCACACTTCTCCCGAGATCCACACAGTCCagtcccagggacttccctggtggtccagcggttaggacccCGCTGGAggcacgggtctgatccctggtcggggaactaagatcccgcatgcgcatggagcagccaaaaataaagtccAGTCTCAGCTCCGTCCTCCTGCACTTGAGGCACTCTACTCTCAGGAAGCTGACATTTCTTCCAGCTTCTCCATCCTCCACTCCAGCCCAAGCCACACCCTTCAGAACACGCCCTGGGCTCTTCCGTCTCACCTCACCCCTTACCCATTGGCGTGATCTTCAAGACtcttatggtttaaaaaaaaaaaaaaaaaaaaccctcgtGGTGGCAAGTGAGAGAAACGCCAGCCCACACCACCATAGGGGGCTGGGTActggctcctgccctccccttcccGCCCTCCCAACCTCCTTTTCTGCCACAGCTGGCAGCCCCCTTCACAGCCTCTTTGCTGGGATATCAGCCCCAGCAGGAatcctagaagagtgcctggcatccTGGAGGCTGCGTTCCCTAGCAGCAGATCCTGAGCCGGGGAGCCATCTGCAGGTGATCGATGGCGagagctgggctcagctggagTGCAGCCCCAGCCTGACCCCACAGGAGCTCTGGACCCCAAGTGGCACCACAGACGTATCCCCGCTTGAGGCAGGGGGCCAGACCCACGTTCTGTAGAGTCACTGTGGATGGGCCGCCCTGGGCAGGGGAGGAAATATCTTCCCAGGCATCCCTGGCCGAGGGCCTCCAGCTGCGAGGCCTTAGCAGCCAACATTCCCAGCAGCTGGGGAGGGTGTGTGCTCCCGAGAAAGGGTATCACGACCGGTACTACACTAGGCGCACAGGCAGCTGGGCCACCAGCAGGCCTAGCAGAGAGAATCCTGCATGGCAACTGGAAAGCAAAGGCAGGGAAGCCTCAGATTGGTCTGGAGATGGCCCGAACCAGTCACAGTGACCAAAAGGTGGCGAACTGCCCTGCTGGAGCTTCGCACAGAGCAAGGTGGGAGAGCGAACCACGTCCAGCAGATTCCCATACCCCAGGGCACGGTCTCCCCCTGTCGCCCCCACGCCCGCCACCCTGCTCCCCCAGCGTTCTGAACTCCAGTCTTTATCTCTACCAGCTTCGTCCCAGGT contains:
- the ASTL gene encoding astacin-like metalloendopeptidase is translated as MSLGGIWPWVLALLSVPGFILGAPSASRCPGGCGTRFSEDLTPEGTQTSWDKDIPAINQGLIPEETPESSFLLEGDIVRPGPFRLFSATNNKWPKNGGVVEVPFLLSNKYDTPSRQVILGAFAEFERFTCIRFVAYEGQRDFISIVPMSGCFSSIGRSGGMQVVSLGPSCLQRGPGIVLHELMHVLGFWHEHSRADRDRYIRVNWNEILPGFEMNFIKSRSSNMLVPYDYSSVMHYGRLAFSRRGLPTITPLWAPSVHIGQRWNLSASDIARVLRLYDCSPSGHDPRGKGLQTHSSGRSPTAASRPYLQQLLKALLAESRSSDPSGFGAEGQRGAAGPEESSRVWKSPALRNSGAEASAKPPQAPLRSRPGAVVPGIALGQSWQAQGPSVPLAPSLEAEDQPAPI